From the Melospiza georgiana isolate bMelGeo1 chromosome 11, bMelGeo1.pri, whole genome shotgun sequence genome, the window ATGAGAGAGATTATGATTAAAACTCCAGTGGTGGTTTGTTGAAAAATAGTTTAATGTGGTATTCatattctctgaacagagaatGTAAACACCACAGTTTAAGATTAACCTGTGGGGATTCACGGTCTGCGTGCACCAGGAAACACCTGAAActtttggttttcatttgaaatgtgCCGAAGTGAAGTCATGTAACAGTGGCACAGGGTGCTCCCGTGTGCAGGCGGTGagggcaggtgtgtgtgtgcaggtgctgagtgctgtgccctgccccgCAGGTGAGTACCTGAGCAAGGCGTGGCGCTACCCGATCGAGCTGCACGGCATCGGCAAGTACGGCAACGACTCCTACAGGATCTTCTGTGTTAACGAGTGGAAGGAGGTGGGTGGCGCCCTTCGGGTCTCACTTGTGCCCACCGACCCCCTGGCACTGGAAAACCAACATTCACAACGTTGGAGTGATGAGATATTTTAAGGTGTTTTACTAAATATTTGACATTTTCCCTGTGTCTCAGGTGCAGCCACAGGACCACAAGTTGAACGTTTACCACACGTGGCTGTGGGAGAACCGAGAGAGGCTGAGCATCgactgagctgagctggggctgaaCTGCCCCACCACCTCCCCTCGGGTGCCCTCACAGCTCTGGGTGTAAATATTAGTGTGATGTCATGGCTGGGGTCATTGCTATTTTTTAATAAACGTGTCCCTGTTTTGTAGTGCCTGTCTCTTCTTgcagtgcagctctgtgcccGCAGCTGCCTCCCCGGGTTGGGGGCTCGCTGGGCACAGCCATCCAGTGCCCACCGTTACCTGCCCCGGGCCCGGAGCAGTCGGGCTCTGATCTCGGTGCTGCTGGACACGGGCTGAGGGGGAGAGCGTATGCAGGGAGCAGCCCGGGACGAGCAGACCCCGTTCCATGCCCGCTGCCCGGGCCTGGCCCGGCCCCCGGTGCCGCCGGAGCTAGTGGCGCCTTCCCAGTCTCATGCAGGGACGGGCCCCGTCTCGCTGCGGCAGGAGAGGGCCCGAGGCGGGttctggctcccggagccggggcCGCTCTCGGTCGCTCGGGCCGTGCCCCCGTTCTGGGCCTGCGGAGCCCGAGCGGGCCCGGCCGGCTCCGCCGCGCCGCCGGGTGGCGCTCGCCCGCCTGCCCGCACTGGCGGAAGCAGCTGGCGGGCACCGCCTGCGCTGTGACGCAGTCAGGTCCTGGCAGGCCCGTAGCAGGCGCGCTGTCCGTGGCGGTGGGCGGGAAGCACCGATTCTGGGCGCCCCCGCCGGACTGAACCTCCGTGCCCGGTGCCACCTCGCCGCGGCGGCGGACTGATcgccgcgccgccccgccggtgcccggtgccccgGGTGCGCGGCCGCAGCGCCACACGCCCCTGCCAGGACCGCCCGCCTGTCCCATAAGCGCTTGCGCGGGGCCCCTCCCTCTCTCGCCCGGCCCGCGGTGGACGCGCCATTGGCACCGGTGAGTCCCGGCCGCGCCATCCGGGGCCATCCGGGCCCCGGCGCTTCTGGCACGGACCGgtttcctccctttcccttcccctccgCCGCATCTTTTCCCCGTGGCGCGGAAGGCGGCTCCCGCGGGCCGGCACCGGTCCTTTGCCTGCGGAGGATGGGCGGCGCTGGGGGCCCACCCGCGCCCCttcccgggcggcggggccgccgcggCCGCGCTCGGTCACCAGCCGGGCCGGGGCCTCCGGAGCGTGGGCGGGCGGAGCCGGGGGGTCTCGGTCGCTGTTGGTCTCCGCGGCGTGCGGCGCCGGGCTCCGGGCAGGAGCATCGAAGGGCCGCGGGGATAACACCGCGGCACCTCCCAGGATCGCATCTGGagagctcccagtgctctgccagcTTCGGAGGCGGGAGGAAGAGCCCCAGCAGATGAAGACCCATTCCCTCACCGGCCCGCCCGTGGCCCCTGGGGGAAGGCAGTCTGCGACACGCGTGGCCCGGGGAGCTGCACCGCACCTGGGGCACGCCCCGCGCTCACCCCGCTCTGTCCCGCAGCCACCATGCCTGCCCTCAGGCCTCTCGTGAAGCCCAAGATCGTCAAGAAGAGAACCAAGAAGTTCATCCGGCACCAGTCTGACCGCTATGTCAAGATCAAGGTGAGGAGTtgctgcagcttccccaggaCAGAGCTTTTGGGGTACCTTTGGTGTAGGTGGTGAAGGAAAGCCCAGCAGGATGGTgccaagctgcagcagctgggcagggagtgTGGGGGCCGGTGTAGGCTGTGGTCAGGGTGGTCTCGTTTTGTAACtgcattttctgcatttgtGCAGCGCAACTGGCGCAAACCCAGAGGCATCGACAACAGAGTGCGCCGGCGCTTCAAGGGACAGATCCTGATGCCCAACATCGGCTATGGCAGCAATAAGAAGACAAAACACATGCTGCCCACAGGCTTCAGAAAGTTCCTGGTCCACAACGTAAAAGAGCTGGAAGTGCTGATGATGAGCAACAAGTGAGTGTGTGGGGGCTGTACTCCTGCCTGGGAGGGGTGGCATGGTCACGGGAAACGAGGAAAATCATTGCTTTGAGAGCATAGATGCCATCACTGTTCCCTCAGTGAATGGCTGCTGGAGGGTAGGGGCACAGAGGGGCCTTGGAGCTGGCAATCTCATCCCCTTGGCAAAAATACACAACGGTGgcaagcagggctgtgccacatCACTGGTAACCACAGACAGAACTGGAGCTCTGGGTCAGACCTGGGCACaagtctgttccagtgcttgttTTTGCTACAAAGTAGTAAGAACCGTAATTAACAATGGCCTTTGGCTGAGTCATTCACAGGAAAAGCTGAGCTTTTCTGCAGGGGAGCTCCTGCTTCAGGCCAGTGAGGGGTGGGAGTCATGGTTCAGTGCCCGTGCAGTGATGCCCCcgagcccagctgtgcctgagTACTGCTGGCAGGACAGCTCCAGTGCTGTCCCATGGtggcctggctccagagggctCTGCCTCAGCTcggggtgctgctggagccaaggCCAACGCTGTGTGTCTCCAACAGGTCGTACTGTGCAGAGATTGCCCACAATGTGTCCTCGAAGAACAGGAAGGTGATCGTGGAGAGAGCCGCACAGCTCGCCATCAAGATCACCAACCCCAACGCCAGACTGCGCAGCGAGGAGAACGAgtagcagcctctgcagcacaggtgtATTTAATAAAGCCTCAGTCCAACTTGGGTTCTGTTTTGCatgggcacaggaggggcagcagcctgtgtttggctccagggctctgctgtcacGAGCACTCGAGGAGCAGTGTCATGGTGATGGTCAGTGAACTCAGGGTACGCAGCTTTaaagtgtattttattttctatagcACCCGGACAACACATGTCCTTTCACACAGCACTATAAACACTATTCACATCAACCACTCtgtcaaaagagaaaaaaaaagcacagagcagTTCATGGCGAGAGCAATGTGTCATGATTGCCTCATCCTCTAGTTGGCTGTTAGAACCTTTGTCTCTTAAGGCATTTTCTCTTGCACAAAGCAGGATTTGAGCACAGCAGCCGCTATGGGCTGTGTGCTTGCacccctggctcctgcctgccaccTCTGAGCCCTGTGACTGACACTGACCAGCAGATCCCTGTGGCTGGTAACACCAACACCAAGGTGCTCCAAGGGGAGAGAGAAGCCAGTGTTAGTGCAAAGCAAAGCTTTAAGCAGGGTTTGTCACTGAAATAGTCAGTAATCATCTCTCAGGGAAGATGGCTGAGGTATTTTGCAGTCAAAACCATAAATATGAAAGCCAAGCAACAAAGCTTCATTTGCCCAAATGTCAaactggagccccaggaggagGGTGGGGGTGTTGGGTAacccccctgccctgtgcagcctcagcagcttGGCAGGTGCAAGTCTTCTTTCCCAAAAGGCCTGTGGGATGAACTCATTACTACATGGCTTCCAGTTTTTAGCCATGTTTTTTAGTTAAACACTATAAATACATTCTTGGGCAATTTAAGGTAGAAAGTGCATGTGCAGTTATTAAAAACCTTTGTAACTGCAGTAAGGAGTATTTGAGGAAACAATTTCCATTGTTCATGGAACCACAACTGTGACTGCTTTGTGCACCCCTTAAAACTTCCTGAAAAAACGGGAATATTAATCTTCCAGCCCCTCCCCTTTGTGAGGCTGTATTCCCTGATCTCAGGTCTCATTCCAATTCTCTGAGGTGTCCGATAGGAAGGCAGCTGGATCAGGCCAGTCACATCCAGCTGTCAAATTTAACACACCGTCCCCagtttctcctggggctgcccgGGGACTTGGACTTGGCTGTGGCAGAAGAGCAGCCCAGTGGCATTTGCTGTTCCCCACCCAGCTGGTGTCTGGCTGAGGTATCCCAAGGCAGGAGGGTGGTGGGGATAAACATCTTAGCTCATGTCCATTGACTCTGAGGTGGGGAGGGAAGCAGAATCTTTCTGGATGCTCTCAAAAAGTGATGCCATTTCAGGAGTGGATCTGATCTGGGATGAAAACTCAGCCATTGCTGGGCTTTTCTCCACCTCGGGGATGGTCAGGAGAGCAGCCACTGCCCGCATGGCTGAGCGCTTCAGCTCATCCTGCTTCTCAAACTCCTGCTTCACCGAACCAGCTTTCACCTGCAAATCCAAAGCCCCGTTTTCAGCTGGCATTTAGAAAAGCCCATACAGGCACAGAACCAACACAGCAGCAAAGGCCAGCAGAGAATTTTCCAGCTGGGGAAGTGAGGGAAGCGGGtggctcagcagcactgagggaaaaggccaggagcaggggcagctttGGGCAGGACCCACACCGATCCTGCTCTTACCTTTGTGGAGCAGGTTGCCCGGAGGGGCTCGATGAGCCGCTCGAGCCGCTGCAGCACAGCGTTGGGGCAGAGCACCGAGAGCCGCGCCAGCATGATGAACGTCAGCATCTGGCCAGGAGGGGAGACAACGTGTTGGTGCTCTGgggcacccagctctgctggcaggctCGGCTGTACCTCTGCACTTGTGCAAGGGGCTCTGCTAAGAGCTGCAAGCGCACCCTGgcagccaggggctggagctgcagctggcccaggtgtgtgcagtgctgcaggtgtcTGTAAAGGCTGACAGCCCTGGGGACGCTGCACCACGGGGCTCTGGGGATACACAGCCCGACTGCAGCCCAGACCCCACACAGAACATgactgccagggcacagcaccTACCCGAATGTCATAGTGATCTTTCAGCCCATCCTCCACGTGGTTCAGGTAGTCATAGATGTCCAGCCGGTccaggcagctttccagcagGGTGTACATGCACTCAAAAGCAGCTTTCCTCACATCCAGGCCATCGTCCACTGTGTGCTTGAATGGCCCCATCTCTACCTGAAGCGAGACAAACAGTACAGCTGTCACcaaggagcagagagcagcagctccatcgGGGCTTCGCAGGCTGCTGTGAGTCACCGCGTGCCCCCCGCCGAGCCCAGTTACCTCCCGGATGAGCTCCCTCCGCACTTTGGTTTCATTGTACAGGCTGGGGAGGACTGAGTTCAGTAAGTCCCGGATTAAAGAAGGCTTGTTGTGAGCAGCAGAATTAAACAGGGCTAAAGCCACACGGCGAACATTGAGGTCTGGATCTTGCAGAGTTTGTAAGAAGTCACCTGTGGGATAAGAGCACATCAGTCAGTCCTGCAGCCAACAGGCTGCAACATTTTtgcagtaatttaaaatatattggGATGTATTTCAAGGAGGCTGGTTATGAGAGCATTAATGGTAAAATAAGTAGCACAGTCTGTCAGAGCCATTTGAGATGCTTTCTCTCCCTCCATTTGGGATACAGTAAAGAAACATGACTACCCTGCATTTGGGCATAAAAACAAATGATGTGACTCTAGCTCCTCTACCCTAAAGTCAAATCAGAAGCTTTGTTATTCAAGGAAGTTGTGGGGGATTTTTGTTGCTTAGATCCCATCTGTTCAAACTTCTCTGAAACAGAAGGGCCAGTTTTATACAGCAAATGCTTTTGTGGGGTCCCTGGACATCAGACACTCCTCGTGTAGGTTATACTTCTGAAGATCCTTTTTGTGAGGTGCTGGAATTCTGAGTTTACATGCAGAAAGAACTTAAGCATTCTAAAAAACAACGGAACAAGCCCAAGAGCAATGCATCAGTGCAGTTAGCAAGGACTCATTGCTGTTTAATCCCAAAAGCTGAGAAACACTGATAAACACTAACTGGACTAGATGAGGTTCACACAGGAATGAAAAATCCCTGAGCTGCTAACAACACCCAACCTCCCATGCCCCCAGCTCACACCCCAGTCCAAACCAGCCTACCTATGCAGCCTTTCAGGAGAGCATCAATAGGCTGAGGCTGGTCTGTAATCGTGAACTTGATGGCAGTAACCACCGTGCTCCGGGCATGTGGGGAGCCTGCAAcgaagaggggaaaaaaaccagtgaaaaataaagatagaAAATCACTGCTGTAACTCTGTAATACATATTCTGTCCTTGATCCTGTTATACATGTGTTATGAGTAGAGGATTCTTCTTATCAACTCTGTATTTGAATCTGCTCCTGCACAATTGCCTTGTGTAGTCCCTGTTCTCTGCATCTTCCTGGTCTTGTGCGGACCAGTGCTCCTCTGACCCTCCTTGCAGAGAGATCCATCTTGTTATTTGCTCTCCTTTCAACTGGCCTTGCTCCCTGTTGTAGCCACAAGCAGCATACAAAATGAATTCCCATCAGAAggcagcatttccctgctctggTCATTGCCCTACCTGCTgacagctgtttcctcagccggggcagcagctcagcgGGGTTCACCAAAGTCAGCTTCCCCAGGCATTCCGCCACCACGTTGCGTGTCCCCTCCTCCGTGCACTCACAGTGCTTGAAGAGCAGAGCCCAGATATCCTCCACGTAAGGCGTGAGGCTGtcagctggggagcagctgatgACTTCCTTCAGGGAGTGCAGCAGCAGGTACTGTCGCTTGGGCTGGCTTCCAATCTCCTTCAGCATGAAGGGCAGGTACTCCTTCAGATTGCCAACGCTGACGTTCCCCAGTGCGTAGGAGGCGGCGGATTTCACCTCCTCGCTGGGGGAAGAGAACGCTTCCAGGATGACAGTTCTGAGCTCCCTCTGAGCACTGAGGTTCGTGGTGCGGCCCACCTCTGCCAGGAAGAGGAAAGCCAGCACTTGAACAGCAGGGCCGGACTTGGGACTTTTCACATCCTGGACAAACTGGTTCACTGTCGCAGGGGCTTCCTTAGGGCAGGCTGAGGACAGGGCTGCCACACACTTTGCGATGGAGTGATACGCCTGCTTGTGCAACGTCAGCGAGGCCCCGGCCGAGCCCGAGGAGTAAACGGGTGCTGTCAGCTGCTTCACCAGCTCCGGGTAACCCATGGCAGCCGTCTTCGTCAGGACCAGTGCCTGGAAGAAGTCAATGATGGCGTTCAGGGCCCCTCCTTGAAGCAAAGGCGAGTGGACAAGCTGAAAGATTTCAGCAAGGACAGAGCCACTGATCTTGGAGATACAGGATGGATAAACCTTGGCCAAAGTCGTGAGGAACATGATGGTCACCTGGGACACGTGCATGTCATTCTCGGTTATTAAGACGGGGAGCTCTGTTAGCACAGCCTCAATCATGGCAGGCTTGAGGCTGTCACTGTAGTTCTTCACCAGGATGTCCAGAGCATTCAGAGTGCTTAGTTTCAAGGCACGTTGATTCTTTCTCAAGAAGGAAGCTAGAATGGGGAGACCTTCTCCTATGATGGGTCTCAAATCTATTTTAAGTGGAGAACTAGCAATTAAGGTTAATGCTTTGACTGTTGTCAGTCTGGTGATTTCATTTTTGAGCCTCTCCAGAAATATCTTCAGGGTTGGCTGGAGGTCAGTGCTTAAGTGGTCTCCCAAGTTGTAAATGATTTGTCCCATGCAGGAGATGGCACGCTCCTTCACCTCCTGGTCAATGTCAGCTGCCTTCAGCCGCTTCAGAATACCAGGGAAAAGGTCCTTCACATAGGGCTTGGCATCAAAGGTGTAAGCTTTGTCCAAAGGCCTGATAACTTTCACAAGCTGCTGAGTTACCAGCAGAG encodes:
- the RPL32 gene encoding 60S ribosomal protein L32, translated to MPALRPLVKPKIVKKRTKKFIRHQSDRYVKIKRNWRKPRGIDNRVRRRFKGQILMPNIGYGSNKKTKHMLPTGFRKFLVHNVKELEVLMMSNKSYCAEIAHNVSSKNRKVIVERAAQLAIKITNPNARLRSEENE
- the LOC131087943 gene encoding cullin-associated NEDD8-dissociated protein 1-like isoform X2 produces the protein MASVSYHISSLLEKMTSTDKDFRFMATNDLMMELQKDSIKLDEDSEKKVVKMLLKLLEDKNGEVQNLAVKCLGPLVGKVKEYQVETIVDTLCTNMLSDKEQLRDISSIGLKTVIAELPPAATGSTMTANVCKKITAQLTGAIGKQEDVSVQLEALDILSDMLSRLGGTLYSFHSNILTCLLPQLTSPRLAVRKRAIIALGHLVLTCSGSIFSELTEHLLAELKRNESTSTTRTYIQCVAGISRQAGHRIGEHLEKIIPLIVQYCNVDDDELREYCFQAFESFVRRCPKEMDPHISSVMGLCLKYITFDPNYNYDNEEEEEEMMETENGEDEEQESDDEYSDDDDISWKVRRAAAKCLEAIVSSRHDLLQDFYRTLSPALISRFKEREENVKADIFNAYISLLKQTLPTQSWLHSSGASGKDDVPLTMLQNQVPNIIKALHKQLKEKSIKSRQGCFSLLTELASVLPGCLTDHIPALIPGIVFSLADKSSSSNMRIDTLSFLHVLLCNHQPEVFHPHVKALLPSVVTCIGDPFYKITSEALLVTQQLVKVIRPLDKAYTFDAKPYVKDLFPGILKRLKAADIDQEVKERAISCMGQIIYNLGDHLSTDLQPTLKIFLERLKNEITRLTTVKALTLIASSPLKIDLRPIIGEGLPILASFLRKNQRALKLSTLNALDILVKNYSDSLKPAMIEAVLTELPVLITENDMHVSQVTIMFLTTLAKVYPSCISKISGSVLAEIFQLVHSPLLQGGALNAIIDFFQALVLTKTAAMGYPELVKQLTAPVYSSGSAGASLTLHKQAYHSIAKCVAALSSACPKEAPATVNQFVQDVKSPKSGPAVQVLAFLFLAEVGRTTNLSAQRELRTVILEAFSSPSEEVKSAASYALGNVSVGNLKEYLPFMLKEIGSQPKRQYLLLHSLKEVISCSPADSLTPYVEDIWALLFKHCECTEEGTRNVVAECLGKLTLVNPAELLPRLRKQLSAGSPHARSTVVTAIKFTITDQPQPIDALLKGCIGDFLQTLQDPDLNVRRVALALFNSAAHNKPSLIRDLLNSVLPSLYNETKVRRELIREVEMGPFKHTVDDGLDVRKAAFECMYTLLESCLDRLDIYDYLNHVEDGLKDHYDIRVKAGSVKQEFEKQDELKRSAMRAVAALLTIPEVEKSPAMAEFSSQIRSTPEMASLFESIQKDSASLPTSESMDMS
- the LOC131087943 gene encoding cullin-associated NEDD8-dissociated protein 1-like isoform X3, which translates into the protein MPLNGSVHPRAPESLGPLVGKVKEYQVETIVDTLCTNMLSDKEQLRDISSIGLKTVIAELPPAATGSTMTANVCKKITAQLTGAIGKQEDVSVQLEALDILSDMLSRLGGTLYSFHSNILTCLLPQLTSPRLAVRKRAIIALGHLVLTCSGSIFSELTEHLLAELKRNESTSTTRTYIQCVAGISRQAGHRIGEHLEKIIPLIVQYCNVDDDELREYCFQAFESFVRRCPKEMDPHISSVMGLCLKYITFDPNYNYDNEEEEEEMMETENGEDEEQESDDEYSDDDDISWKVRRAAAKCLEAIVSSRHDLLQDFYRTLSPALISRFKEREENVKADIFNAYISLLKQTLPTQSWLHSSGASGKDDVPLTMLQNQVPNIIKALHKQLKEKSIKSRQGCFSLLTELASVLPGCLTDHIPALIPGIVFSLADKSSSSNMRIDTLSFLHVLLCNHQPEVFHPHVKALLPSVVTCIGDPFYKITSEALLVTQQLVKVIRPLDKAYTFDAKPYVKDLFPGILKRLKAADIDQEVKERAISCMGQIIYNLGDHLSTDLQPTLKIFLERLKNEITRLTTVKALTLIASSPLKIDLRPIIGEGLPILASFLRKNQRALKLSTLNALDILVKNYSDSLKPAMIEAVLTELPVLITENDMHVSQVTIMFLTTLAKVYPSCISKISGSVLAEIFQLVHSPLLQGGALNAIIDFFQALVLTKTAAMGYPELVKQLTAPVYSSGSAGASLTLHKQAYHSIAKCVAALSSACPKEAPATVNQFVQDVKSPKSGPAVQVLAFLFLAEVGRTTNLSAQRELRTVILEAFSSPSEEVKSAASYALGNVSVGNLKEYLPFMLKEIGSQPKRQYLLLHSLKEVISCSPADSLTPYVEDIWALLFKHCECTEEGTRNVVAECLGKLTLVNPAELLPRLRKQLSAGSPHARSTVVTAIKFTITDQPQPIDALLKGCIGDFLQTLQDPDLNVRRVALALFNSAAHNKPSLIRDLLNSVLPSLYNETKVRRELIREVEMGPFKHTVDDGLDVRKAAFECMYTLLESCLDRLDIYDYLNHVEDGLKDHYDIRMLTFIMLARLSVLCPNAVLQRLERLIEPLRATCSTKVKAGSVKQEFEKQDELKRSAMRAVAALLTIPEVEKSPAMAEFSSQIRSTPEMASLFESIQKDSASLPTSESMDMS
- the LOC131087943 gene encoding cullin-associated NEDD8-dissociated protein 1-like isoform X1, translating into MASVSYHISSLLEKMTSTDKDFRFMATNDLMMELQKDSIKLDEDSEKKVVKMLLKLLEDKNGEVQNLAVKCLGPLVGKVKEYQVETIVDTLCTNMLSDKEQLRDISSIGLKTVIAELPPAATGSTMTANVCKKITAQLTGAIGKQEDVSVQLEALDILSDMLSRLGGTLYSFHSNILTCLLPQLTSPRLAVRKRAIIALGHLVLTCSGSIFSELTEHLLAELKRNESTSTTRTYIQCVAGISRQAGHRIGEHLEKIIPLIVQYCNVDDDELREYCFQAFESFVRRCPKEMDPHISSVMGLCLKYITFDPNYNYDNEEEEEEMMETENGEDEEQESDDEYSDDDDISWKVRRAAAKCLEAIVSSRHDLLQDFYRTLSPALISRFKEREENVKADIFNAYISLLKQTLPTQSWLHSSGASGKDDVPLTMLQNQVPNIIKALHKQLKEKSIKSRQGCFSLLTELASVLPGCLTDHIPALIPGIVFSLADKSSSSNMRIDTLSFLHVLLCNHQPEVFHPHVKALLPSVVTCIGDPFYKITSEALLVTQQLVKVIRPLDKAYTFDAKPYVKDLFPGILKRLKAADIDQEVKERAISCMGQIIYNLGDHLSTDLQPTLKIFLERLKNEITRLTTVKALTLIASSPLKIDLRPIIGEGLPILASFLRKNQRALKLSTLNALDILVKNYSDSLKPAMIEAVLTELPVLITENDMHVSQVTIMFLTTLAKVYPSCISKISGSVLAEIFQLVHSPLLQGGALNAIIDFFQALVLTKTAAMGYPELVKQLTAPVYSSGSAGASLTLHKQAYHSIAKCVAALSSACPKEAPATVNQFVQDVKSPKSGPAVQVLAFLFLAEVGRTTNLSAQRELRTVILEAFSSPSEEVKSAASYALGNVSVGNLKEYLPFMLKEIGSQPKRQYLLLHSLKEVISCSPADSLTPYVEDIWALLFKHCECTEEGTRNVVAECLGKLTLVNPAELLPRLRKQLSAGSPHARSTVVTAIKFTITDQPQPIDALLKGCIGDFLQTLQDPDLNVRRVALALFNSAAHNKPSLIRDLLNSVLPSLYNETKVRRELIREVEMGPFKHTVDDGLDVRKAAFECMYTLLESCLDRLDIYDYLNHVEDGLKDHYDIRMLTFIMLARLSVLCPNAVLQRLERLIEPLRATCSTKVKAGSVKQEFEKQDELKRSAMRAVAALLTIPEVEKSPAMAEFSSQIRSTPEMASLFESIQKDSASLPTSESMDMS